The following proteins are encoded in a genomic region of [Eubacterium] hominis:
- a CDS encoding NUDIX hydrolase produces the protein MDETYVNDALYQKLKTFQPWNEQEAADQRVMLAYMEQFPDIYNRENVFAHMTSSPWIMNHTKDKVLMIYHNIYRSWGWCGGHCDGDHDSIHVALKEGKEETGLQHLKLVSKDILAIDILPVPPHTKRGKFVSAHVHLNVTYLCSADEGEAITIKPDENSGVAWIPIDKINTYVSEEDMKPVYEKLLKKAKYYEDMF, from the coding sequence ATGGATGAAACATATGTAAATGATGCATTATATCAGAAATTAAAGACATTTCAGCCATGGAATGAACAAGAAGCGGCTGATCAACGTGTCATGCTTGCATATATGGAACAATTCCCTGATATCTATAATCGGGAAAACGTCTTTGCTCATATGACAAGCAGTCCCTGGATCATGAATCATACAAAAGATAAAGTGTTGATGATTTATCATAATATTTATCGATCATGGGGATGGTGCGGTGGTCATTGTGATGGAGATCATGATAGTATTCATGTGGCATTAAAAGAGGGAAAAGAAGAAACAGGATTACAACATCTAAAACTTGTCAGTAAAGATATTCTGGCAATTGATATATTGCCTGTACCACCACATACAAAGCGTGGAAAATTTGTCAGTGCCCATGTGCATTTAAATGTCACATATTTATGCAGTGCAGATGAAGGGGAAGCCATCACCATAAAACCGGATGAAAATAGTGGTGTGGCGTGGATACCAATAGATAAAATTAACACTTATGTAAGTGAAGAAGATATGAAACCGGTATATGAAAAGCTGTTAAAGAAAGCGAAATACTATGAGGACATGTTCTAA
- the mutY gene encoding A/G-specific adenine glycosylase produces MEKINNKQLVEDLLAWYDANARILPWREEATPYRVWVSEIMLQQTRVEAVKPYFERFIHALPDISALAHASEDTLRKLWEGLGYYHRVSNMKKAAIQCMERFNGQLPSTYDELLSLSGIGAYSAGAIASIAFHQPVPAVDGNVLRVFSRVWVIEDDILKESTKKKFQKLLMEVIPKERPDAFNQAVMEIGAMVCVPNAAPKCHICPLAPHCKGYQTGVTHKLPVKAGKKKRTIEKKYIDVVVYEDKILLQQREKDGLLAGLYEFNTFDYPQEEELFLSTLDIEKIVPLKDSKHIFTHKEWHMSGKLVFIRKKIKGNLVSMQDLEEHYAIPSAYKAYKEGLIEWMKHM; encoded by the coding sequence ATGGAAAAGATAAATAACAAACAACTCGTAGAAGATTTATTGGCATGGTATGACGCCAATGCAAGAATATTGCCATGGAGAGAAGAAGCAACACCTTATCGTGTATGGGTATCTGAAATTATGCTGCAGCAAACCCGTGTGGAAGCAGTAAAACCATATTTTGAGCGTTTTATCCATGCATTGCCTGATATTTCAGCGCTGGCACATGCAAGTGAAGATACATTAAGAAAGTTATGGGAAGGATTGGGCTACTACCATCGAGTAAGCAATATGAAAAAAGCAGCCATTCAATGTATGGAACGATTTAATGGGCAATTACCATCTACATATGATGAATTGTTAAGCTTATCTGGTATTGGCGCATATAGCGCAGGTGCAATCGCTAGTATTGCGTTTCATCAACCGGTACCAGCAGTTGATGGAAATGTATTGCGTGTATTTAGTCGTGTATGGGTAATCGAAGATGATATCTTAAAGGAAAGCACAAAAAAGAAATTCCAGAAGCTGTTAATGGAGGTAATTCCAAAAGAGCGTCCGGATGCATTCAATCAGGCGGTAATGGAAATCGGAGCAATGGTATGTGTACCAAATGCTGCACCCAAATGCCATATTTGTCCACTTGCCCCTCATTGCAAAGGATATCAAACAGGTGTTACACACAAACTGCCAGTGAAAGCGGGAAAGAAAAAACGTACGATTGAAAAGAAGTATATCGATGTGGTTGTATATGAAGACAAAATATTGCTTCAACAAAGAGAAAAAGATGGATTGCTGGCGGGACTATATGAATTTAATACCTTTGATTATCCCCAGGAGGAAGAACTGTTCTTATCCACGCTGGATATCGAAAAAATCGTACCTTTAAAAGATAGTAAACATATTTTTACACATAAAGAATGGCATATGAGTGGAAAACTTGTATTCATACGGAAAAAGATAAAAGGCAACTTAGTCAGTATGCAGGATTTGGAAGAGCATTATGCGATACCTTCAGCATACAAAGCGTATAAGGAGGGATTGATAGAATGGATGAAACATATGTAA
- a CDS encoding ISNCY family transposase — translation MRKVNFRMNEQYKYEVIKKLVDTHGNKKNAAIKLNCSVRTIDRLIIRYKAEGKTGFIHKNRNRQPISAFPVEVKNKVIDLYRTKYSGANLLHFSQLLAKKENIHVSDTTINYWLRSCDILSPKARRKTVNTLNAELRKRKKAAKTKKEAVSIENKLDLLDRFDAHPRRPRCAYFGELVQMDASPHLWFGTSITHLHLAIDDATGKILGAYFDTQETLNAYYQITHQILIDYGIPAKFLTDRRTVFEYKRKNASSDEEDTFTQFSYACHQLGIELECTSVPQAKGRVERLNQTLQSRLVIELRLAGITTIEEANEFLKSYLKEFNAMFSLPINDTKTVFEKQPSKQKINQTLAILSNRKLDSGHCIRYKNKYFIPITKSGSKAYLKKGMNVMVIEAFDGKL, via the coding sequence ATGAGAAAGGTAAATTTTAGAATGAATGAACAATACAAATATGAGGTTATTAAAAAATTAGTTGATACACATGGAAACAAAAAGAATGCTGCTATCAAATTAAACTGCTCTGTTCGCACTATTGACAGATTGATTATCAGATATAAAGCTGAAGGTAAGACTGGTTTTATCCACAAGAACAGAAACAGACAGCCTATCTCCGCTTTCCCTGTCGAGGTCAAAAATAAAGTCATTGACCTTTATCGCACGAAATATTCTGGTGCCAATCTTCTTCATTTCTCACAGCTGCTTGCGAAGAAAGAGAATATCCATGTCAGTGACACCACCATCAATTATTGGCTCCGCAGTTGCGACATCCTTTCTCCTAAGGCTAGACGCAAAACTGTCAATACTCTTAACGCTGAACTGAGAAAACGTAAGAAAGCTGCCAAGACAAAAAAAGAAGCTGTTTCTATAGAAAATAAGCTTGATCTACTTGATCGCTTCGATGCACATCCCAGACGCCCTAGATGCGCTTATTTTGGCGAGTTAGTCCAAATGGATGCTTCTCCTCATCTTTGGTTCGGTACCTCCATCACTCATCTCCATCTGGCCATTGATGACGCCACTGGTAAGATACTTGGTGCTTATTTTGATACGCAGGAAACGCTTAATGCGTATTATCAAATCACTCATCAAATCCTGATAGATTATGGCATCCCTGCCAAGTTTCTTACGGACCGCCGCACTGTGTTTGAGTACAAAAGAAAAAACGCATCCTCTGATGAAGAAGATACGTTCACGCAATTCTCTTATGCCTGCCATCAGTTAGGCATTGAATTGGAATGTACGAGCGTCCCGCAGGCGAAAGGTCGCGTAGAGCGTCTTAATCAGACCCTACAATCAAGATTGGTCATTGAACTTAGGCTTGCGGGCATTACAACCATAGAGGAAGCCAATGAATTCTTAAAATCCTACCTAAAAGAATTCAACGCTATGTTCTCTCTACCAATCAATGATACTAAAACTGTGTTTGAAAAGCAACCGTCAAAGCAAAAAATCAATCAGACGCTTGCCATTTTAAGCAACCGAAAACTTGATTCAGGTCATTGTATCCGCTATAAGAACAAGTATTTTATTCCTATAACGAAATCTGGTAGTAAAGCATATCTGAAAAAAGGGATGAATGTGATGGTGATCGAAGCATTTGATGGAAAGCTATAA
- a CDS encoding aspartate kinase — protein sequence MKIRVMKFGGTSLRNRKTRTYVYRHVIEASKTSKVLMVVSAMGRYPDAYATDTLLSLGNDHISKEESARLVSIGEQLSALTISSELQEMGIDSYSIPFCDAGIITDDTYDYARVLDLDDHMVKRRLRDYDVVVSGGFIGINDEGKVTTLGRGGSDYSAVLFADMLGLNEVEIYTDVDGVYTMDPKMHTYAMKYDQLSYDEMLNMKSRVLHDRCVTYAKEHQITIHLKGTFSCSAGTIISQ from the coding sequence ATGAAAATACGTGTGATGAAATTTGGCGGTACATCTTTACGTAATCGAAAGACAAGAACCTATGTGTACCGGCATGTAATAGAAGCCAGTAAAACAAGCAAAGTGTTGATGGTAGTTTCCGCAATGGGAAGATATCCGGATGCCTATGCAACAGATACACTGCTATCACTTGGCAATGATCATATCAGTAAAGAAGAGAGCGCAAGACTTGTGTCAATTGGAGAGCAGCTGTCTGCCCTTACCATTAGTTCAGAATTACAGGAAATGGGCATTGATTCCTATTCTATTCCCTTTTGCGATGCAGGAATTATCACAGATGATACGTATGATTACGCAAGAGTGTTGGATTTAGATGATCATATGGTAAAACGTCGTTTACGAGATTACGATGTAGTGGTGAGTGGCGGCTTTATTGGTATCAATGATGAAGGAAAGGTCACAACCCTTGGCAGAGGCGGTAGTGATTATAGTGCAGTGTTATTTGCGGATATGCTGGGACTAAATGAAGTGGAAATTTATACAGATGTGGATGGTGTATATACGATGGATCCCAAAATGCATACGTATGCGATGAAATATGATCAGTTAAGTTATGATGAAATGTTGAATATGAAATCAAGAGTTCTACATGATCGCTGCGTCACATATGCTAAAGAACATCAAATCACCATTCATTTAAAGGGAACATTTTCCTGCAGTGCAGGAACAATTATTTCTCAATAA
- a CDS encoding HAD family hydrolase, producing the protein MISKNLIFDIDGTLWDATHQICEAYNEIITKENKNYPLITDDMMAGVMGLLIPDIADQFFPYLSKSERLTFIQKCCDNENNHLKTHGGILYPNVKEVLSQLSKTYNLFIVSNCQDGYIDALFTAHPIGQYFKDSECSGRTSLPKGKNIRLLMERNNLKDAIYIGDTQKDKEACEDAQIPFIYATYGFGTVDSYDAKIDSFDELLTLFSN; encoded by the coding sequence ATGATTTCAAAAAATTTAATATTTGATATTGATGGTACGCTATGGGATGCGACACATCAGATTTGTGAAGCTTACAACGAAATTATCACAAAAGAAAACAAAAACTACCCACTCATTACAGACGATATGATGGCAGGTGTAATGGGACTACTGATTCCTGATATTGCTGATCAGTTTTTTCCATACCTATCAAAAAGTGAACGTCTGACATTTATTCAAAAATGCTGCGACAACGAAAACAATCACTTAAAAACACATGGCGGTATTTTATATCCAAACGTAAAAGAAGTGTTATCACAACTATCTAAAACATACAATCTATTTATCGTCAGCAACTGTCAAGATGGCTATATCGATGCCTTATTTACTGCCCATCCAATTGGCCAGTATTTCAAAGATAGCGAATGCAGTGGCCGCACCAGTCTACCAAAAGGAAAAAACATACGCCTTTTAATGGAACGAAACAATCTAAAAGATGCTATTTATATTGGAGATACTCAAAAAGACAAAGAAGCCTGCGAAGACGCACAAATTCCATTCATATACGCCACTTATGGATTTGGCACTGTTGATTCATATGACGCAAAAATCGATTCCTTTGATGAACTTTTAACCTTATTTTCCAACTAA
- a CDS encoding type II toxin-antitoxin system PemK/MazF family toxin — translation MMVRRGDVYYADLSPVVGSEQGGVRPVVVVQNDKGNKYSKTIIIAPISKKMSKPPIPTHVIFSDSSLSYVSMILCEQLRTIDKKRLGQWICTLDDKTIDKIDQAIRVSLNI, via the coding sequence ATAATGGTAAGACGAGGAGATGTTTATTATGCAGATCTTTCTCCGGTTGTAGGAAGTGAGCAGGGAGGTGTGCGTCCTGTTGTTGTGGTACAAAATGACAAGGGCAATAAATATAGTAAAACGATCATTATAGCGCCAATTTCAAAGAAAATGAGTAAACCGCCAATTCCGACACATGTGATTTTTTCTGATTCGTCTTTGAGTTATGTATCCATGATTTTATGTGAGCAGTTACGAACAATTGATAAGAAACGTTTGGGACAATGGATATGTACGCTGGATGATAAAACAATTGATAAAATAGATCAGGCAATTCGAGTGAGCTTGAATATATAA
- a CDS encoding GNAT family N-acetyltransferase: protein MLTWKKDQNQNDWHMIREEVFVKEQGFQNEFDDIDDFATHICIYEDGKALGCVRFYVENDKMRIGRLAVLKQARKKHLGAYLLELAEREIRKSDYREVYLDAQCRVAGFYEKQGYVICGEQHLDEHVPHVLMKKVL, encoded by the coding sequence ATGTTGACGTGGAAGAAAGATCAAAATCAAAACGATTGGCATATGATCAGGGAAGAAGTCTTTGTGAAAGAACAGGGATTTCAAAATGAATTTGATGACATCGATGATTTCGCAACGCATATCTGTATATATGAAGATGGAAAAGCACTTGGCTGTGTTCGCTTTTATGTAGAAAATGACAAAATGCGTATTGGTCGTCTGGCAGTGTTAAAACAGGCGAGAAAAAAACATCTAGGTGCATATCTGTTAGAACTTGCAGAGCGTGAAATCAGAAAAAGTGATTATCGGGAAGTATATCTAGATGCCCAATGCAGGGTGGCTGGATTTTATGAAAAACAAGGATATGTAATATGTGGAGAACAACATTTAGATGAACATGTTCCCCATGTATTGATGAAAAAGGTTCTTTAA